CCTGGGGCACAAGGACCAGTTCGACCGCGCGATCGCGAAGTTCGCGATCGCCTATGCGGACCAGACCGAGCGCGACCACGAAGAGCTGCGCAAGGCCGCGCAGGCGGGGCTGCTCGACGTGGAGATCGAGGGAGAGTGAGTCGTGGGCTTCGTGCTGTACCACTCGTTCTATTCCACCTGCAGCCAGAAGGTGCGCATCGCGCTGGCCGAGAAGGCCGTCGACTGGCAGTCGCGTGTGATCGACTTCGCGCGCCAGGAGCAGCTCGCGCCGGAGTATCTCGAGCTCAATCCCAACGGCGTGGTGCCCACGCTCGTGCACGACGGCCAGCCGGTCGTCGACTCGTCGTGCATCCTCGAGTATCTCGACGAGGTGGTGCCCGAGCCTGCGCTCTCGCCGCCCACGGCGCTGGGCCGCGCGCGCATGCGCGCCTGGCTGCGCTACTTCGAGGAAGTGCCGACCGCGGCCGTGCGCGTGCCGTCGTTCCAAACCACCTTCCTGCCCATCCTGCGCAAGCTGCAGAGCGCCGCCCAATTCGACGCCGCCGGCGAGCAGCGCCCGATCCGCAAGGGCTTCTACCGCAAGATGAACTCGGGCCGCGGCTTCTCGCAGGAGGAGCTCGACAGCTCGCGCGAGCAGCTCGAGCAGACCGTCGCGCGCATCGACGCCGCGCTCGAGCGCGGCCCCTGGCTGCTCGGCGAGCAGTTCACGCTGGCCGAGTGCTGCGTCGCGCCGCTCGTCGACCGCATGGACGACCTCGGCATGCAGTCACTCTGGTCGGCCCGCCCGCGCTTCGCCGACTGGCTCGCGCGCCTGCGCGCACGCCCGTCCTTCACGAAGGCCTTCGAGCTCGGGTCGCGCCTGTCGGAGCGACCCGAGTTCGCGAGCGTCCTGCCGAGCCGAACGTAGCCGGTTTAGCCGATCAGGAAGGCCGGTCCGCGGCCGCCCGCGGCCGGCCGTGCAAGCGCCGAAGGCGCGCGCAGTGAGCCGCGAGCGAACGTAGCCGATCAGGAAGGCCGGTCCGCGGCCGCCCGCGGCCGGCCGTGCAAGCGCCGCAGGCGCGCGCAGTGAGCCGCAGGCGAACGTAGTCAATTAGGACAGCTCGGCTGCCGAGTAGCCCAGGATGTCGCGGGCGATGATCAGCCGCTGGATCTGGCCCGTGCCCTCGTAGATGTCGGTGATGCGGCAGTCGCGGAACCACTTCTCGAGCAGGTGGTCGCACGAGATGCCGGCCGAGCCGAGCAGCGCGAGACAGCGCTGGGTCGCGGTGCGCGCGATCTCGCCGCCCTTGGCCTTGGAGATCGACGCCTCCAGGTTGTTCGGCTTGGCCTCGCCCGAGAGCCAGACCGCGTGCAGCACGTCGAGCATGGCGGCCTCGATGTCGGCCTCGATCTCGACGAGCTCCTGCTGCGCGGCCGAGCGGCCGTGCACGCCGGCGTTCCAGTCGACCTCCACGCCTTCCGCGGCCAGCGCGTCGCGCGTGAAGTCGAGCGCGGCCTGCGCGATGCCCAGGCCGATCGCGGCCACGGCGGGGCGAGTCATGTTGAAGGTCTTCATGACGCCCTTGAAGCCGCCGGCGCCCTCCTTGGGGATCGACTCGTCGCCGCCCAGCAGGTGGTCGCGCGGGATGCGGCAGCTCGAGAACACGTAGGCCGCGGTGTCGTCGGCCCGGATGCCGAGCTTCTTCTCCTTGTGAGTCACCTCGAAGCCCGGCGTGCCCTTCATGACAATGAAGCTCTTGATGCCGGCGCGGCCCGCGGCCTTATCGATCGTGGCCCACACCACCACGCCCTCGGCGCGGCAGCCCGTGGTCACGAAGATCTTCTCGCCGTTCAGCACCCACTCGTTGGTGTTCTTGTCCAGCACCGCCGAGGTCTGCACCGCCTTCGAGTCACTGCCGCAGCCCGGCTCGGTGATCGCCATGGCCAGCGTCTTCGAGCCCCAGCGCTGGTTCTGCTCGGGCGTGCCCGACGCGCGCAGCGCCGCATTGCCCAGGCCCCCGGTGCCGCGCCGCATGCGCACGGTGTAGTCGCCCCAGGTCTGGCCCGCGGTGACCAGCATGCTCATCACGCCCATCGACGAGTCGAGCTCGTCGCGCTTGGCCAGCAGCGCGAACGGGTTCTTGAAGTCCTTGGCCTCCTGGAGCGTGTCGGGGGCGAACTCCTCCTCGTGGTCGTCGTAGTAGCGGGCGTACTTGCGGCACACGAGCGCCTCTTCGCGCACGGCCGCCAGGACTTTCTCGTCTTTCTCGGAGAGGGTGAAGTCGATCATGGCTTTGTAACTCCCTGGCTCAGACGGCGCCGACGCTCTCGAGGACCGTGAGCGCGCGCGCGTTGCGGTACCACATCTCCACCGGGTACTCGCGGATGTAACCGTGACCGCCGAACACCTGGAGGCCGTTGTCGGCGATCTTCATGACTTCGCGGTTCGCGTAGCAAAGCGCGAGCGTCGCGGCGCGGCTCGCGTCCTTGCCGTGCTCGAGCAGGCTCGCGGCCTTCCACACCAGGTGGCGCAGCGAGCTCACCTCGATCTGCATCTCGGCCAGCATGAAGGCGATGGTCTGCTTCTGCGCGATCGGCTGGCCGAACGCGACGCGCTCCTTGGCGTAGGGCAGGGCGAGCTCGTACACGCCGCGCGCCAGGCCGAGTGACAGCGCCGCGCTCGCGGTGCGCAGCATGGCGAGCAGACGCGCGCCGTCGATGCCGCGGTCGCCGCCGAGCCGCGCCGAGGCCGGCACCTCGACCCGCTCGAGCTCGAGCGAGTAGCGCGGGAGACACTGGAAGCCGAGCGTGCGCTCCGGCTCCGCCGAGACCGTGAGGCCCTTGGCGCCGCGCGGCACGATGAAGGCCTCGAGCCCGGCTACGCCGTCGCGCGCGCCGCGCGCCACGACCAAGAGGTGACTCGCGTTCGCGGCCATCGGCACCAGGCGCTTCTTGCCCGAGAGCGAGAATCCCGAGCCCTTGGCCTCGGCCACGGTGCGCAGGTTGGTCACGTCGAAGCTGAAGGTCGGCTCGAGGATTGCGAGCGAGGCCGCGTGGAAGTCGGACTTGGTGAACAGCGGCAGGAGCTCCGCCTTCTGCTCGTCGGTGCCGAAGTCGAGCAGCGGCTGCACGAACAGACCCGGAGTCATGGCGGCGGCGGCCAGCGGCACGTCGCCCCAGGCCAGCTCTTCGAGTACGAGGGCGTTCGTCACGGGTGACCGGCCGATGCCACCTCCG
This portion of the Myxococcota bacterium genome encodes:
- a CDS encoding glutathione S-transferase family protein, with translation MGFVLYHSFYSTCSQKVRIALAEKAVDWQSRVIDFARQEQLAPEYLELNPNGVVPTLVHDGQPVVDSSCILEYLDEVVPEPALSPPTALGRARMRAWLRYFEEVPTAAVRVPSFQTTFLPILRKLQSAAQFDAAGEQRPIRKGFYRKMNSGRGFSQEELDSSREQLEQTVARIDAALERGPWLLGEQFTLAECCVAPLVDRMDDLGMQSLWSARPRFADWLARLRARPSFTKAFELGSRLSERPEFASVLPSRT
- a CDS encoding acyl-CoA dehydrogenase family protein, giving the protein MIDFTLSEKDEKVLAAVREEALVCRKYARYYDDHEEEFAPDTLQEAKDFKNPFALLAKRDELDSSMGVMSMLVTAGQTWGDYTVRMRRGTGGLGNAALRASGTPEQNQRWGSKTLAMAITEPGCGSDSKAVQTSAVLDKNTNEWVLNGEKIFVTTGCRAEGVVVWATIDKAAGRAGIKSFIVMKGTPGFEVTHKEKKLGIRADDTAAYVFSSCRIPRDHLLGGDESIPKEGAGGFKGVMKTFNMTRPAVAAIGLGIAQAALDFTRDALAAEGVEVDWNAGVHGRSAAQQELVEIEADIEAAMLDVLHAVWLSGEAKPNNLEASISKAKGGEIARTATQRCLALLGSAGISCDHLLEKWFRDCRITDIYEGTGQIQRLIIARDILGYSAAELS
- a CDS encoding acyl-CoA dehydrogenase family protein, producing MISFGPTEEQELIQQTVHEFAQTELRERARECDEKRALPDDVLQKSWELGLVAGGIPESYGGGGIGRSPVTNALVLEELAWGDVPLAAAAMTPGLFVQPLLDFGTDEQKAELLPLFTKSDFHAASLAILEPTFSFDVTNLRTVAEAKGSGFSLSGKKRLVPMAANASHLLVVARGARDGVAGLEAFIVPRGAKGLTVSAEPERTLGFQCLPRYSLELERVEVPASARLGGDRGIDGARLLAMLRTASAALSLGLARGVYELALPYAKERVAFGQPIAQKQTIAFMLAEMQIEVSSLRHLVWKAASLLEHGKDASRAATLALCYANREVMKIADNGLQVFGGHGYIREYPVEMWYRNARALTVLESVGAV